The following proteins are encoded in a genomic region of Kitasatospora cineracea:
- a CDS encoding glycosyltransferase, with amino-acid sequence MNRETARTDGGLSIVRVANFVTPVSGGLRTALRHLGAGYLAAGHRPVLVVPGPTRTDEWTEQGRVITLPGPRVPGTGGYRLLRDRKQLASLLDELAPDRLEVSDRTTLRWTGAWARAHGVRSMMVSHESATGVLGAWGVPPGTARQVADRLNSRTAQSYDTVLCTTAWAAEEFERIGAGNVERAPLGVDLEVMRPECHDPSLRAELADPQQVLLVMCSRLSGEKKPERALEALAELRRRHRVPAVLAVAGTGPLRGRLERRAAELRLPVRFLGHLAERSAVAALLATADAVIAPGPVETFGLAALETLACGTPVAVSRSSALPQVVGRAGLAAADTGAGFAVAVRELLDRPEAERRAAARARAEEFSWTAATTAFLTAHRAPAPAPAPAPAPAPAPAPTHASAPAPAPALALAPSLPPATTG; translated from the coding sequence GTGAACCGTGAAACGGCCCGCACGGACGGCGGGTTGAGCATCGTCCGGGTGGCGAACTTCGTCACTCCCGTCTCGGGCGGCCTGCGGACCGCGCTGCGGCACCTCGGGGCCGGGTACCTGGCGGCGGGGCACCGGCCCGTGCTGGTGGTGCCGGGGCCGACCCGCACCGACGAGTGGACCGAGCAGGGGCGGGTGATCACGCTGCCGGGGCCGCGCGTCCCGGGCACCGGCGGCTACCGGCTGCTCCGCGACCGGAAGCAACTGGCCTCGCTGCTGGATGAGTTGGCCCCGGACCGGTTGGAGGTATCGGACCGCACCACGCTGCGCTGGACGGGCGCCTGGGCACGGGCGCACGGAGTGCGGTCGATGATGGTCTCGCACGAGAGCGCCACCGGGGTGCTCGGCGCGTGGGGCGTGCCGCCCGGCACCGCGCGGCAGGTCGCGGACCGGCTCAACTCCCGTACCGCGCAGAGCTACGACACGGTGCTGTGCACGACGGCGTGGGCGGCCGAGGAGTTCGAGCGGATCGGCGCCGGCAACGTCGAACGGGCGCCGCTGGGGGTGGACCTGGAGGTGATGCGGCCGGAGTGCCACGATCCTTCGCTGCGCGCCGAGTTGGCCGATCCGCAGCAGGTGCTGCTGGTGATGTGCTCGCGACTGTCGGGGGAGAAGAAGCCCGAACGGGCCCTGGAGGCACTGGCCGAGCTGCGCCGCCGCCACCGCGTCCCGGCCGTGCTCGCGGTCGCGGGGACGGGTCCGCTGCGCGGCCGGCTGGAGCGCCGGGCGGCCGAACTCCGGCTCCCGGTAAGGTTCCTGGGCCATCTGGCGGAGCGTTCCGCAGTGGCGGCCCTGCTGGCCACGGCGGACGCGGTGATCGCGCCGGGCCCGGTGGAGACCTTCGGTCTGGCCGCCCTGGAGACGCTGGCCTGCGGCACCCCCGTCGCGGTCAGCCGCTCCTCCGCGCTCCCCCAGGTGGTCGGCCGGGCCGGCCTCGCGGCCGCCGACACCGGAGCCGGATTCGCCGTCGCCGTACGGGAGTTGCTGGACCGCCCGGAGGCGGAACGGCGGGCCGCCGCCCGCGCCAGGGCGGAGGAGTTCAGCTGGACGGCCGCCACCACGGCCTTCCTCACCGCCCACCGCGCACCCGCACCCGCACCCGCACCCGCACCCGCACCCGCACCCGCACCCGCACCTACACACGCATCCGCACCCGCGCCCGCACCCGCCCTCGCCCTCGCTCCTTCCCTTCCCCCGGCCACGACCGGGTGA
- a CDS encoding SpoIIE family protein phosphatase produces MRPESAGDSSTDSLLTAASAALRVDRDALADALLGQLPVAVAVLDADLRWRYLNPPFQQVTGVSPTAVLGRAAADPDPAVPRVLADGRPRSGTFAGRAADFRRLEVADAPTGVLVVLPGGADTHRAELERTRARFALLEAGSERIGTTLDPDTTCAELAAFAVPDFAALALVDVLPLDTPDAAAGSATTRPDPGADRDRDRDRDRPRLRWRRAAVAREQASPGTAPSSAGPASAPAAGTVRHRPGSVTARALAEGRPVVANLVSADELAALLPDEAALSAGRGAGVDCLLAVPLTARGRPIGVLTLARAHGSSLGFTAEDTELLAAIAGRAALTLDHARRYARSQNTALELQRALLAEPGSPHPNLELASRYLPSGITSVVGGDWYETVRLPFGRTLLAMGDVMGHGVEAAVDMSNYRSTLRYVAAMDLPPHRILRQLDALIAEQENARPATCVLALADPARARWTLASAGHLPPALLTSHTTELVEVPTGPPLGTGVGGYEQTVTELRADHALLLYTDGLVERRGEDIDVSLARLSALRLPADGPLDSLLDGTLAALAPEDAEDDIALLAARVRHRPS; encoded by the coding sequence GTGCGGCCCGAATCGGCGGGCGACAGCTCGACGGATTCGCTGCTCACCGCTGCCTCCGCGGCCCTGCGGGTGGACCGCGACGCACTGGCCGACGCCCTGCTCGGCCAGTTGCCCGTCGCGGTCGCGGTGCTCGACGCCGACCTGCGCTGGCGCTACCTGAACCCGCCGTTCCAGCAGGTCACCGGCGTGTCGCCGACGGCCGTGCTGGGGCGGGCCGCCGCGGATCCGGACCCGGCCGTCCCGCGTGTCCTGGCCGACGGGCGACCGCGCTCCGGGACGTTCGCCGGACGGGCCGCCGACTTCCGCCGGCTGGAGGTCGCCGACGCGCCGACCGGGGTGCTGGTCGTGCTGCCCGGCGGCGCCGACACCCACCGGGCCGAACTCGAACGCACCCGGGCCCGGTTCGCCCTGCTGGAGGCCGGTTCGGAGCGGATCGGCACCACCCTCGACCCGGACACCACCTGCGCGGAACTCGCCGCGTTCGCCGTCCCCGACTTCGCCGCCCTCGCCCTCGTCGACGTCCTGCCGCTCGACACCCCCGACGCCGCCGCCGGATCCGCCACGACCCGCCCGGACCCCGGCGCGGACCGAGACCGGGACCGGGACCGGGACCGGCCGCGGCTGCGCTGGCGGCGGGCCGCCGTGGCCCGCGAGCAGGCCTCGCCCGGCACCGCGCCGTCGTCCGCCGGGCCAGCGTCCGCGCCTGCCGCCGGGACCGTGCGCCACCGCCCCGGCTCGGTGACCGCCCGGGCGCTCGCCGAGGGCCGCCCGGTGGTCGCCAACCTGGTGTCCGCCGACGAGCTGGCGGCGCTGCTCCCGGACGAGGCCGCGCTGTCCGCGGGCCGCGGCGCCGGGGTGGACTGCCTGCTCGCCGTCCCGCTGACCGCCCGCGGCCGTCCGATCGGCGTGCTCACCCTGGCGCGGGCGCACGGCAGTTCGCTCGGGTTCACCGCCGAGGACACCGAGCTGCTCGCCGCGATCGCCGGGCGCGCCGCGCTCACCCTCGACCACGCCCGGCGCTACGCCCGCTCGCAGAACACCGCCCTGGAACTCCAGCGGGCCCTGCTCGCCGAACCCGGCAGCCCGCACCCCAACCTCGAACTCGCCTCCCGCTACCTGCCGTCCGGGATCACCTCGGTGGTCGGCGGCGACTGGTACGAGACGGTGCGGCTGCCGTTCGGCCGAACGCTGCTCGCCATGGGCGACGTGATGGGGCACGGCGTCGAGGCCGCCGTCGACATGAGCAACTACCGCTCCACGCTGCGCTACGTCGCCGCCATGGACCTGCCGCCGCACCGGATCCTGCGCCAGCTGGACGCGCTGATCGCCGAGCAGGAGAACGCCCGCCCCGCGACCTGCGTCCTGGCCCTCGCCGACCCGGCCCGGGCCCGCTGGACCCTCGCCAGTGCCGGGCACCTGCCGCCCGCGCTGCTCACCTCGCACACCACCGAACTGGTCGAGGTCCCGACCGGCCCCCCGCTGGGCACCGGCGTCGGCGGCTACGAACAGACCGTGACAGAGCTGCGCGCCGACCACGCCCTGCTGCTGTACACCGACGGTCTGGTCGAACGGCGCGGCGAGGACATCGACGTCTCGCTCGCCCGTCTCTCCGCGCTCCGGCTCCCCGCCGACGGCCCGCTCGACTCCCTGCTGGACGGCACCCTCGCCGCGCTGGCCCCGGAGGACGCCGAGGACGACATCGCCCTGCTGGCGGCCCGGGTCCGCCACCGGCCGTCCTGA
- a CDS encoding GntR family transcriptional regulator, with protein sequence MTQTAHPSTPPGKQMLSEQVYAHLRDAIMRGDHSPGSPLKPQDLAREQGVSLAVVREALVRVVGEGLADRLPNRGFAVPAFSDHRWQEIAEARRTVEPVVLRMSIERGDIDWEARVRAAHHRLARTPAYAPEEGEYYTGAWAEAHRVFHRTLLEGCGNRALLETFDRLWTASELARRWSAHRNPDRDGAEEHRRLEEATLARDTDAAAAILVQHLTLTAAALTDDSGRATRA encoded by the coding sequence ATGACTCAGACAGCGCACCCCTCGACCCCGCCGGGGAAGCAGATGCTCTCCGAGCAGGTCTACGCACACCTGCGGGACGCGATCATGCGCGGTGACCACTCCCCCGGCTCCCCCCTCAAGCCGCAGGATCTCGCCAGGGAGCAGGGTGTGAGCCTGGCTGTGGTGCGTGAGGCACTCGTGCGGGTGGTCGGCGAGGGCCTCGCCGACCGGCTCCCCAACCGGGGTTTCGCGGTCCCCGCCTTCTCCGACCACCGCTGGCAGGAGATCGCGGAAGCCCGCCGGACGGTCGAACCGGTCGTCCTGCGCATGTCCATCGAGCGCGGCGACATCGACTGGGAAGCCCGCGTGCGGGCCGCCCACCACCGGCTGGCGCGCACCCCGGCGTACGCACCGGAGGAGGGCGAGTACTACACCGGCGCCTGGGCCGAGGCGCACCGGGTCTTTCACCGCACGCTGCTGGAGGGGTGCGGCAACCGCGCGCTGCTGGAGACCTTCGACCGGCTGTGGACCGCGAGCGAACTGGCCCGCCGCTGGTCGGCACACCGCAACCCCGACCGGGACGGCGCCGAGGAGCACCGGAGGCTGGAGGAGGCGACACTGGCCCGCGACACCGACGCCGCAGCCGCGATCCTGGTCCAGCACCTCACCTTGACCGCTGCGGCTCTGACCGACGATTCAGGCCGGGCCACCCGGGCTTAG
- a CDS encoding pentapeptide repeat-containing protein gives MTDQQRPVPTGRRLDLLADCSACFGLCCVALPFAKSADFAANKSAGTPCRNLQADYRCGIHPALRERGYQGCTVFDCFGAGQKVSQHTFEGRSWREDRETARQMFETFPVMRQLHELLWYLAEALELPKAKPVHAELRRALDGIEQLTRRDAAALLAADVPAIRAETSELLLKASELTRNALPGKKRNHRGADLIGARLRGADLRGANLRGAYLIAADLSGADLRDADLIGADLRDADLRGADLTGALFLTQSQLNAAKGDSTTLLGAVLARPAHW, from the coding sequence GTGACCGACCAGCAGCGCCCCGTCCCGACCGGCCGTCGACTCGACCTGCTCGCCGACTGCTCCGCCTGCTTCGGGCTGTGCTGCGTCGCCCTGCCCTTCGCCAAGTCCGCGGACTTCGCGGCGAACAAGAGCGCGGGCACGCCCTGCCGCAACCTCCAGGCCGACTACCGCTGCGGGATCCACCCCGCGCTGCGCGAACGCGGCTACCAGGGCTGCACGGTGTTCGACTGCTTCGGTGCCGGGCAGAAGGTCTCCCAGCACACCTTCGAGGGGCGCAGCTGGCGCGAGGACCGGGAGACCGCCCGGCAGATGTTCGAGACCTTCCCGGTGATGCGCCAACTCCACGAACTGCTCTGGTACTTGGCCGAAGCGCTGGAGCTGCCGAAGGCCAAGCCGGTGCACGCCGAACTCCGCCGGGCGCTGGACGGGATCGAACAGCTGACCCGCCGGGACGCCGCTGCGCTGCTCGCCGCCGACGTGCCCGCGATCCGCGCCGAGACCAGCGAACTCCTCCTCAAGGCCAGTGAGTTGACCAGGAACGCGCTGCCCGGGAAGAAGCGCAACCACCGGGGCGCCGACCTGATCGGGGCCCGCCTGCGCGGTGCGGACCTGCGCGGGGCCAACCTGCGCGGCGCCTACCTGATCGCGGCCGACCTGTCCGGCGCCGACCTGCGTGACGCCGACCTGATCGGCGCGGACCTGCGCGATGCCGACCTGCGGGGCGCCGACCTGACCGGGGCGCTGTTCCTCACCCAGTCCCAACTCAACGCCGCCAAGGGCGATTCCACCACCCTCCTCGGCGCCGTGCTGGCACGCCCCGCGCACTGGTGA
- a CDS encoding SCO6745 family protein: MDLDVVRDVSRAVSAAHLFVYLVPEAAEEAAELGVTDRGRAYLAFRSAAMGAVPWQVTLAAFYNFSPRAVRAMAGVWDAAPPARWQAARLRTVSRAMRRVDVRLTEDHFAEARSLIDPVVAGADYAGKVLAAANASVALPPDPLAALWQQFTVAREWRGDAHLAVLAGNGLGPCDCLVLHAATGRLPTALARATRQWDDEEWDAATARLVARGWLDSRSVLTGAGSAARERIETETDEHCAALWAPIGNAGAQRFASLIAPIADAFGAAGVR; this comes from the coding sequence ATGGACCTCGACGTCGTCCGTGACGTCAGCCGCGCCGTCAGCGCCGCCCACCTGTTCGTCTACCTCGTCCCCGAGGCCGCCGAGGAGGCGGCCGAGCTCGGCGTGACCGACCGCGGCCGGGCGTACCTCGCATTCCGGTCGGCCGCGATGGGCGCGGTCCCCTGGCAGGTCACGCTCGCGGCCTTCTACAACTTCAGCCCGCGCGCGGTGCGGGCCATGGCGGGCGTATGGGACGCCGCGCCGCCCGCGCGGTGGCAGGCCGCCCGCTTGCGGACCGTCAGCCGGGCGATGCGGCGCGTCGACGTCCGTCTCACGGAGGACCATTTCGCCGAGGCGCGCTCGCTCATCGACCCGGTCGTCGCCGGTGCCGACTACGCGGGCAAGGTCCTGGCCGCCGCGAACGCCTCGGTCGCGCTTCCCCCCGATCCTCTCGCCGCGCTCTGGCAGCAATTCACGGTGGCCCGCGAGTGGCGCGGCGACGCCCATCTCGCCGTACTCGCCGGCAACGGCCTCGGGCCCTGCGACTGCCTCGTCCTGCACGCCGCAACCGGCCGCCTCCCGACAGCCCTCGCGCGCGCGACCCGCCAGTGGGACGACGAAGAGTGGGACGCGGCGACAGCACGCCTCGTCGCGCGCGGCTGGCTCGACTCCCGCAGCGTCCTCACGGGCGCCGGCAGCGCGGCACGCGAGCGCATCGAAACGGAAACCGACGAGCACTGCGCCGCACTGTGGGCGCCGATCGGCAACGCAGGCGCCCAACGCTTCGCCTCGCTCATCGCGCCGATCGCCGACGCGTTCGGAGCCGCAGGCGTTCGGTGA
- a CDS encoding nucleotidyltransferase domain-containing protein — protein sequence MREALIDQARRLVAELHPDASAVVLAGSVAAGRARAGSDLDLAVLLPDGRSTHRETLRHEGRVAEVFAHTRAGLDELRAFDAASRRGVVQQLYATGLVLLDRDGHAARIAEECRAELLVGPPPLPAEQRENLRYALTDLLDDLADAPDRLEALAVGAEVLRTAADLLSDHHRAWTGTGKWFPRRLLAADPDLGARLLAAHRTLGETGDPAALLAAAGAALALAGGPLSAGYRRDWPPAADGKR from the coding sequence ATGCGAGAGGCGCTGATCGACCAGGCCAGGAGGCTCGTCGCCGAACTCCACCCCGACGCGTCGGCGGTGGTGCTGGCCGGATCCGTGGCGGCGGGGCGGGCCCGGGCGGGCAGCGACCTCGACCTGGCCGTCCTGCTGCCCGACGGCCGGAGCACCCACCGAGAGACGCTGCGCCACGAGGGCCGGGTGGCCGAGGTGTTCGCGCACACCCGGGCCGGGCTCGACGAGCTGCGGGCCTTCGACGCCGCCTCCCGCCGAGGGGTGGTCCAGCAGCTGTACGCGACCGGGCTGGTCCTGCTGGACCGCGACGGCCACGCCGCCCGGATCGCCGAGGAGTGCCGGGCCGAACTGTTGGTCGGACCGCCCCCGCTCCCGGCCGAGCAGCGCGAGAACCTGCGCTACGCGCTGACCGACCTGCTGGACGACCTGGCCGACGCGCCGGACCGACTGGAGGCGCTGGCCGTCGGCGCCGAGGTCCTCCGTACCGCCGCCGACCTGCTCAGCGACCACCACCGGGCCTGGACCGGAACGGGCAAGTGGTTCCCGCGCCGCCTGCTCGCCGCCGACCCCGACCTCGGCGCCCGCCTCCTGGCGGCCCACCGCACCCTGGGCGAGACCGGCGACCCCGCCGCGCTGCTGGCGGCCGCCGGCGCCGCCCTCGCCCTGGCCGGCGGCCCGCTCTCGGCGGGCTACCGCCGCGACTGGCCCCCGGCCGCCGACGGCAAACGGTGA
- a CDS encoding glycosyltransferase family 4 protein, with product MRVAIVTESFPPEVNGVAHSVLRAAEHLVRRGHQPLVITPAPARGAHCPPQSFGPDLEPLPVVRVPSVPLPRYPQVRIALPSRKLAAALTAHQPDVVHLASPFVLGARAARLTERLDLPTVAVYQTDLAGYAQAYRMGRSAGSAIAWARIRSVHRAAARTLAPSTPAAQDLTAHGVRQVRIWARGVDSVRFHPEHRDEALHRSLAPGGEVLVGYVGRLAPEKRVDLLAEASRLPGVRVVVIGDGPSAPALKAAMPGAVFLGRRTGAELARCFASLDLFVHTGPLETFCQTIQEAMASGVPVVAPAVGGPLDLVGHRRTGLLVAPRDAGAAARAVADLAASAELRAQYGAAGRAEVTGRTWEAVGDQLIRHYEEVLAEHRQRTRDTTTATVVPAVPAPAPAAPVAAAVLPLSVEEQPA from the coding sequence ATGCGAGTCGCCATCGTCACCGAGTCCTTCCCGCCCGAGGTCAACGGCGTGGCCCACAGCGTGCTGAGGGCTGCCGAGCACCTCGTCCGGCGGGGCCACCAGCCCCTGGTGATCACCCCCGCCCCGGCCCGGGGCGCGCACTGCCCGCCGCAGTCCTTCGGCCCGGACCTGGAGCCGCTGCCGGTGGTGCGCGTCCCGTCCGTCCCGTTGCCCCGCTACCCGCAGGTGCGCATCGCCCTGCCCAGCCGCAAGCTGGCCGCCGCGCTGACGGCCCATCAGCCGGACGTGGTGCACCTGGCCAGCCCGTTCGTCCTCGGTGCGCGGGCCGCCCGGCTCACCGAGCGGCTGGACCTGCCGACCGTGGCGGTGTACCAGACCGACCTGGCCGGGTACGCGCAGGCGTACCGGATGGGTCGGAGCGCCGGTTCGGCGATCGCCTGGGCGCGGATCCGCTCGGTGCACCGCGCCGCCGCGCGGACACTGGCGCCGTCGACCCCGGCCGCGCAGGACCTGACCGCGCACGGGGTGCGGCAGGTCCGGATCTGGGCGCGCGGCGTCGACTCGGTGCGCTTCCACCCGGAGCACCGCGACGAGGCGCTGCACCGTTCGCTGGCGCCCGGCGGCGAGGTGCTGGTGGGGTACGTCGGACGGCTCGCCCCGGAGAAGCGGGTCGACCTGCTGGCGGAGGCGTCCCGGCTGCCCGGCGTGCGGGTGGTGGTGATCGGGGACGGTCCGAGCGCGCCCGCGCTGAAGGCCGCGATGCCCGGCGCGGTGTTCCTGGGACGCCGCACGGGGGCCGAACTCGCCCGCTGCTTCGCCTCGTTGGACTTGTTCGTGCACACCGGTCCGCTGGAGACCTTCTGCCAGACCATCCAGGAGGCGATGGCCAGCGGCGTACCGGTGGTCGCCCCTGCGGTCGGCGGCCCGCTCGACCTGGTCGGCCACCGGCGCACCGGGCTGCTGGTCGCCCCGCGGGACGCGGGCGCCGCGGCCCGCGCCGTGGCCGACCTCGCCGCCTCCGCCGAACTGCGCGCCCAGTACGGCGCGGCGGGCCGGGCCGAGGTCACCGGCCGCACCTGGGAGGCGGTCGGCGACCAGCTGATCCGGCACTACGAGGAGGTGCTCGCCGAGCACCGCCAACGCACCCGGGACACCACCACCGCCACCGTCGTCCCCGCCGTTCCCGCCCCTGCTCCCGCTGCTCCCGTCGCCGCCGCTGTCCTCCCGCTCTCGGTCGAGGAGCAGCCCGCGTGA